In a single window of the Pseudomonas oryzihabitans genome:
- a CDS encoding EAL domain-containing protein, translated as MPSAQPSAFFQPFIDTATGRIAGVEALGRLRQADGSHTSVGPLFADPHTPTADLLHLDRTLREDALQRFASAPEDWFLSLNLSPRWISQLESGADLPSLVQLERSGVAPSRVVYEITEAAGDLPRLTEAVARYRERGIRIAIDDFGSGYSQLDRVLDLQPDILKLDMRLFQAAARGGTRGDAVKALAQMAEKTGCWLIAEGVETETELDFALECGSRYVQGFLFAQATYELSASDRYQERFAALRSRFVDGKLAQQTQLLALRQRLADFVTRLKPWAEHGGPLSALPDPHAFPGLLRIYQCDRAGTQITPNLEWNGMFWRENRRYLNHNWSWRPYFYALLAEGWNERRLALSTVYRDATTNQYCLTASQFLESGQRLLLIDLDASQLPGFAN; from the coding sequence GTGCCCAGTGCTCAGCCCTCTGCCTTCTTCCAACCCTTCATCGACACCGCTACCGGACGTATCGCCGGGGTCGAGGCGCTTGGCCGACTGCGCCAGGCCGACGGCAGTCACACCTCCGTCGGGCCCCTGTTTGCCGACCCGCATACCCCGACTGCAGACTTGCTGCACCTTGATCGCACGCTTCGAGAGGATGCCCTGCAGCGCTTCGCCAGCGCACCGGAAGACTGGTTTCTCAGCCTCAACCTGTCACCACGCTGGATCAGCCAGCTGGAGAGTGGAGCCGACCTGCCCAGCCTGGTGCAGCTGGAACGCTCTGGGGTAGCGCCCAGCCGGGTCGTCTACGAGATCACCGAGGCTGCCGGCGATCTGCCGCGCCTGACCGAGGCCGTGGCCCGCTATCGGGAACGCGGCATCCGCATCGCCATCGATGATTTCGGTTCCGGCTATTCGCAACTGGATCGGGTGCTGGACCTGCAACCCGACATTCTCAAGCTGGATATGCGGCTGTTCCAGGCCGCTGCCCGGGGCGGTACCCGCGGCGATGCGGTCAAGGCCCTCGCGCAGATGGCGGAAAAGACCGGGTGCTGGCTCATCGCCGAAGGTGTCGAAACCGAGACCGAACTGGATTTCGCGCTGGAGTGCGGCTCACGTTATGTGCAGGGTTTCCTGTTCGCCCAGGCCACCTATGAGCTGAGCGCCAGTGACCGCTACCAGGAGCGCTTCGCCGCCCTGCGCAGTCGCTTCGTCGACGGCAAGCTGGCTCAGCAGACCCAGCTGCTCGCCTTGCGCCAGCGGCTCGCCGACTTCGTCACCCGGCTGAAACCCTGGGCGGAACACGGCGGCCCCCTGAGCGCCCTGCCCGATCCCCACGCCTTTCCCGGCCTGCTGCGCATCTACCAATGCGACCGCGCCGGCACCCAGATCACCCCCAACCTGGAATGGAACGGCATGTTCTGGCGCGAGAACCGGCGTTACCTCAACCACAACTGGTCCTGGCGTCCCTACTTCTATGCACTGCTGGCCGAGGGCTGGAACGAGCGCCGGTTGGCGCTCTCGACGGTGTATCGCGATGCCACGACCAACCAGTACTGCCTGACCGCCAGCCAGTTCCTGGAAAGCGGTCAGCGCCTGCTGCTGATCGACCTGGACGCCAGCCAACTGCCGGGTTTTGCCAACTGA
- a CDS encoding DUF3509 domain-containing protein has product MDNPFQLIAAAFEHDFRVNFRIERLDGSVSLTLSDDNGVKVKRLISKQQLHDQTRLARLIDSIRLGIAIDEGHGVSALLAGGSGTVNHLSVAN; this is encoded by the coding sequence ATGGACAACCCCTTCCAGCTCATCGCCGCGGCTTTCGAGCACGACTTTCGGGTCAACTTTCGCATCGAACGCCTCGACGGCAGCGTCAGCTTGACGCTGTCCGACGACAATGGCGTCAAGGTAAAGCGGCTGATCAGCAAGCAGCAGCTGCACGATCAGACCCGACTCGCACGCCTGATCGATAGCATTCGTCTGGGTATTGCCATTGATGAGGGCCATGGCGTCAGCGCTCTGCTGGCCGGCGGCAGCGGCACGGTAAACCACCTCAGCGTGGCGAATTAA
- a CDS encoding phage holin family protein yields MDTSSPPRELPDEAPKPSVKRLAGAVVGLLQSHLELLGIEVQEEKVRTFQLFLFTGLSLIFGLLVLVGISAAVIIAFWDTYRMTATLALCGFYAVALAICILRALRLVKGAAPFHATLEELNRNRERLLP; encoded by the coding sequence ATGGACACCTCCTCTCCTCCACGGGAGCTGCCTGACGAGGCGCCCAAGCCTTCGGTCAAGCGCCTCGCCGGCGCGGTAGTAGGACTGCTGCAGAGCCACCTGGAATTGCTGGGTATCGAGGTACAGGAAGAGAAGGTTCGTACCTTCCAGCTGTTCCTCTTTACCGGCCTGAGCCTGATCTTTGGCCTGCTGGTACTGGTAGGCATCTCGGCGGCGGTCATCATCGCCTTCTGGGATACCTATCGCATGACCGCGACTCTGGCGCTGTGCGGCTTCTATGCCGTGGCGCTGGCGATCTGCATCCTGCGAGCCCTTCGCCTGGTCAAGGGCGCCGCGCCTTTCCATGCCACCCTGGAAGAACTGAACCGCAACCGGGAGCGCCTACTGCCATGA
- a CDS encoding GNAT family N-acetyltransferase, whose amino-acid sequence MFQAQPISLQRGALRLDPLTEGDVLELVGLAERNREALHYLSGPLRPDWYRLALAEQREGRALPFAVRIADRLVGTTRFADFLPALPAAEIGWTWLDAEQHGSGLNGNIKYLMLRHAFEHWQLVRVQLKTAATNLRSQAAIEKLGAVREGLLRNHRRLADGRLDDTIIYSITDREWPEVKARLEASFN is encoded by the coding sequence ATGTTCCAAGCGCAGCCCATTTCCCTGCAACGTGGTGCGCTGCGCCTGGATCCGCTGACGGAAGGCGACGTGCTCGAACTGGTCGGCCTGGCCGAGCGCAATCGCGAGGCGCTGCATTATCTGAGCGGACCGTTGCGGCCGGACTGGTACCGTCTGGCGCTGGCCGAGCAGCGCGAGGGGCGAGCCTTGCCCTTTGCCGTACGGATCGCCGACCGGCTGGTGGGTACGACCCGCTTCGCCGACTTCCTGCCCGCCTTGCCCGCCGCCGAGATCGGCTGGACCTGGCTCGATGCCGAGCAACACGGCAGCGGCCTGAATGGCAACATCAAGTACCTGATGCTGCGCCATGCCTTCGAGCACTGGCAGTTGGTACGGGTACAGCTCAAGACGGCAGCGACCAATCTCCGGTCCCAGGCGGCCATCGAAAAGCTGGGTGCGGTGCGCGAGGGGCTCTTGCGCAATCATCGGCGCTTGGCGGACGGTCGGCTGGACGACACCATCATCTACAGCATTACCGACCGCGAGTGGCCCGAGGTGAAGGCGCGACTGGAGGCGTCCTTCAACTAG
- the rfbD gene encoding dTDP-4-dehydrorhamnose reductase, with product MNVFIAGQHGQLSQALQTLLAPKAQVTVVGRAQVDFTQLDALYQRVLAARPDVIINAAAYTAVDAAESDAQTATLINERVPQVFARAAQQLGVPMVHYSTDYVFDGSKQDRYREEDPTCPLNVYGRTKLAGENAVREQAERHLILRTSWVYSWQGNNFLRTMVRLLSERDELNIVADQIGAPTWTRTIADATERLLACSDQQDLWGTYHLTATGTTSWYGFAEQIAQRLRETGELKARLNPIPSSSYPTPAHRPANSCLSTDKLAAVLGQTLPDWQRAFAQCWSERDTQVSS from the coding sequence ATGAACGTCTTCATCGCGGGTCAACACGGACAACTTTCTCAGGCACTGCAAACCCTGTTGGCCCCCAAGGCCCAGGTGACCGTCGTCGGCCGGGCCCAGGTGGATTTCACCCAGCTGGATGCCCTCTACCAACGCGTTCTCGCTGCCCGTCCCGACGTCATCATCAATGCTGCAGCCTATACCGCCGTGGATGCCGCCGAGAGCGATGCCCAGACCGCCACTCTGATCAACGAACGGGTTCCCCAGGTCTTTGCCCGCGCCGCCCAGCAACTGGGCGTGCCCATGGTCCACTACTCCACCGACTACGTCTTCGACGGCAGCAAGCAGGACCGGTATCGCGAGGAGGATCCCACCTGCCCGCTCAACGTCTATGGGCGCACCAAGCTGGCCGGTGAAAACGCCGTACGTGAACAGGCCGAACGTCATCTGATCCTGCGTACCAGCTGGGTCTATTCCTGGCAGGGCAACAACTTCCTGCGCACCATGGTGCGCCTGCTCAGCGAACGCGACGAACTGAATATCGTCGCCGATCAGATCGGCGCCCCCACCTGGACGCGCACCATCGCCGACGCTACCGAGCGCCTGCTGGCGTGCAGTGACCAGCAGGACCTCTGGGGCACCTATCACCTGACCGCGACCGGTACCACGTCCTGGTACGGTTTCGCCGAACAGATCGCGCAGCGGCTGCGCGAGACCGGCGAACTGAAGGCGCGCCTCAACCCCATCCCCAGCAGCTCCTACCCCACCCCAGCGCATCGACCCGCCAATTCCTGCCTGTCCACCGACAAGCTGGCGGCGGTGCTGGGGCAGACGCTGCCCGACTGGCAGCGGGCTTTCGCCCAGTGCTGGAGCGAACGCGACACTCAGGTGAGCAGCTGA
- a CDS encoding deoxyguanosinetriphosphate triphosphohydrolase: protein MDWQTLLIRERLGKPLHSPDELGRSPFHKDHDRIIFSGAFRRLGRKTQVHPVTSNDHIHTRLTHSLEVSCVGRSLGMRVGESLRGDLPEWCDPSDLGMVVQSACLAHDIGNPPFGHSGEDAIRYWFTQAAGRGWLDDMSEAERQDFLHFEGNAQGFRVLTQLEYHQFDGGTRLTYATLGTYLKYPWTSRYAAAPGYKKHKFGCYQSELPLLEQIAEKLELPLLGPERWARHPLVYLMEAADDICYGLIDLEDGLEMELLDYAEVEALLLGLVGDDLPETYRQLGPRDSRRRKLAILRGKAIEHLTNATARAFVEQQDALLAGTLGDDLVEHMAGPAKLCVQRAKALAREKIFHDKRKTLHEIGAYTTLEILLNAFCGAALEQHRGREPSFKSRRILDLLGNSAPDPSWTLHQAFMRVIDFIAGMTDSYATAMAAEMTGRSNPV from the coding sequence TTGGACTGGCAGACACTTCTTATCCGCGAACGGCTGGGCAAACCCCTGCACAGCCCGGATGAATTGGGGCGCAGCCCCTTTCACAAGGACCACGATCGCATCATCTTTTCCGGCGCCTTCCGCCGGCTGGGCCGCAAGACCCAGGTCCACCCCGTGACCAGCAACGATCATATCCATACGCGCCTGACCCATAGCCTGGAGGTCAGCTGCGTCGGCCGTTCCCTGGGCATGCGCGTGGGCGAGAGCCTCAGAGGCGACCTGCCCGAGTGGTGTGACCCGAGCGATCTCGGCATGGTGGTGCAATCCGCCTGCCTGGCCCATGACATCGGCAACCCGCCATTCGGCCATTCCGGCGAAGACGCCATTCGCTACTGGTTCACCCAAGCGGCCGGACGCGGCTGGCTGGATGACATGAGCGAAGCGGAGCGCCAGGATTTCCTGCACTTCGAAGGCAATGCCCAGGGCTTCCGGGTGCTGACCCAGCTCGAATACCACCAGTTCGACGGCGGCACCCGCCTGACCTACGCGACCCTAGGTACCTATCTCAAGTACCCCTGGACGTCACGCTATGCCGCGGCGCCTGGCTACAAGAAGCACAAGTTCGGCTGCTACCAGAGCGAATTGCCGTTGCTGGAACAAATCGCCGAAAAACTCGAACTGCCCCTGCTGGGTCCCGAGCGTTGGGCACGGCATCCCCTGGTCTACCTCATGGAGGCCGCCGACGACATCTGCTATGGCCTGATCGACCTGGAAGACGGCCTGGAAATGGAGCTGTTGGACTATGCCGAGGTCGAGGCGCTGCTGCTGGGCCTGGTCGGCGATGATCTGCCCGAGACCTATCGCCAGCTGGGTCCGCGCGACTCTCGTCGGCGCAAGCTGGCGATCCTGCGCGGTAAGGCCATCGAACACCTGACCAACGCCACTGCCCGCGCCTTCGTCGAACAGCAGGACGCCCTGCTCGCCGGCACCCTGGGTGATGATCTGGTCGAGCACATGGCCGGTCCGGCCAAGCTCTGCGTGCAGCGTGCCAAGGCGCTGGCCCGGGAAAAGATCTTTCACGACAAGCGCAAGACCCTCCACGAGATCGGTGCCTACACCACCCTGGAGATCCTGCTCAACGCCTTCTGCGGCGCTGCCCTGGAACAGCATCGGGGCCGCGAGCCGTCCTTCAAGAGTCGGCGCATCCTCGACCTGCTGGGCAACAGCGCCCCGGATCCCTCCTGGACCCTGCACCAAGCCTTCATGCGGGTGATCGACTTCATCGCCGGCATGACCGACAGCTACGCCACCGCCATGGCGGCCGAGATGACCGGGCGTTCGAACCCGGTCTAA
- a CDS encoding PAS domain-containing hybrid sensor histidine kinase/response regulator: MSLPSGLIITVTLGYLAMLFAIAFYGDRRPPLKPRLRAWVYSLSLAVYCTSWTFFGAVGQAADQLWSFLPIYLGPILFLLLAPQLVKKMVLISKKENITSIADFIASRYGKSQTLAIVVALICLVGVLPYLALQLKGIVIGVNLLTGINAESLSTRAQDTALFVSLVLAVFAILFGTRNLDVTEHHRGMMLAIAFESLVKLAAFIAVGLWVTYDLHDGFADLLARSQQAPQLQEYWRETLDWPGLLIQTGVAFIAVMCLPRQFHVTVVENIDTRDVNLARWVFPLYLALAALFVIPIALAGQLHLPGGVLPDSFVISLPLAQERPWLALLAFLGGASAATGMVIVACVALSTMISNDIVLPWLLKRRGQVESPHAVFSHWMLTVRRASIVVILVLAYCSYRLLGSNASLATIGQIAFAAIAQLGPAMVGALFWKAANRRGVFAGLTAGALLWGYLMVLPVVATSLQWPLEAFPGLAWFEQPAGERTLQPTTVGALVSLAGNFLLFALVSLLSRTRVSEYWQAGRFIAQYALPRPRNRALLAVKLEDLRLLAARFVGDERARLSFSRFAEQSGLTYHPGMNANSEWIAQTERLLAGVIGASSARAVVKAAIEGRDMQVDDVVRIADEASEVLEFNRALLQGAIENISQGISVVDQSLRLVAWNQRYLELFDYPDGMIQVGRPIAEIIRYNALRGLCGPGDADDHVARRVERMRQGIPHTSERTFPNGRVIELIGSPMPGRGFVMSFTDITAFREAERALREANEGLEQRVEERTRELSQLNQALEEARAHAEAANQSKSRFLTAVSHDLMQPLSAARLFTAALAHQDGLAQEAQELVRNMDSALRSSEDLIADLLDISRLENGRILAAPAPFPLATLFEALGVEFKALAQDQGTSLRIRTSQLVVNSDSKLLRRVLQNFLTNALRYAHGRVLLGVRRQGQNVSLEVWDSGPGIPPDKLELIFEEFKRLDSHQTRAEKGLGLGLAIADRLCRVLGHELSVRSWPGHGSVFSVRVPLAPALAIQAATASEAAQPLAGDPVLCIDNEDSILLGLRSLLGRWGCQVWTARSREECAALLDQGVVPRLLIVDYHLSDADTGPDVAEWIRQVLRQDIPGIVISADGRPECLAKVREARLDFLPKPVKPASLRALLSRQLALSG; this comes from the coding sequence ATGTCCCTGCCCAGCGGGCTGATCATCACCGTAACCCTCGGCTACCTCGCCATGCTGTTCGCCATCGCCTTCTATGGCGATCGCCGCCCACCGCTCAAGCCACGCCTGCGGGCCTGGGTCTACAGCCTGTCGCTGGCCGTCTATTGCACCAGCTGGACCTTTTTCGGCGCGGTCGGTCAGGCTGCCGACCAGCTCTGGTCGTTCCTGCCCATCTACCTGGGCCCCATCCTCTTCCTGCTGCTGGCCCCGCAACTGGTCAAGAAGATGGTGCTGATCAGCAAGAAGGAAAACATCACCTCCATCGCCGACTTCATCGCCTCCCGCTATGGCAAGTCCCAGACCCTGGCCATCGTCGTCGCACTCATCTGCCTGGTCGGCGTCCTCCCCTACCTGGCGCTGCAGCTCAAGGGCATCGTCATCGGCGTCAATCTGCTGACCGGCATCAATGCCGAGTCCCTGAGCACCCGCGCCCAGGACACCGCGCTGTTCGTTTCCCTGGTCCTGGCGGTGTTCGCCATTCTCTTCGGCACCCGCAACCTGGATGTCACCGAGCACCATCGCGGCATGATGCTGGCGATCGCCTTCGAATCCCTGGTCAAGCTCGCCGCCTTTATCGCCGTGGGCCTCTGGGTCACCTACGACCTGCACGACGGCTTCGCCGACCTGCTCGCCCGCTCCCAACAGGCGCCGCAGCTGCAGGAATACTGGCGGGAGACGCTGGACTGGCCGGGCCTGCTGATCCAGACCGGCGTGGCCTTCATCGCCGTGATGTGCCTGCCGCGCCAGTTCCATGTGACGGTGGTGGAAAACATCGATACCCGGGACGTCAACCTGGCGCGCTGGGTGTTTCCGCTCTACCTGGCGCTGGCCGCCCTGTTCGTCATTCCCATCGCCCTGGCCGGCCAGCTGCACCTGCCCGGCGGCGTGCTGCCCGACTCCTTCGTCATCAGCCTGCCGCTGGCCCAGGAGCGTCCCTGGCTGGCCTTGCTGGCCTTTCTAGGCGGCGCCTCGGCGGCCACCGGCATGGTGATCGTCGCCTGCGTCGCCCTCTCCACCATGATCTCCAACGACATCGTCCTGCCCTGGCTGCTCAAGCGCCGTGGGCAGGTCGAGAGTCCGCACGCGGTGTTCAGCCACTGGATGCTCACGGTGCGCCGCGCCAGCATCGTGGTCATCCTGGTGCTGGCCTATTGCAGCTATCGCCTGCTGGGCTCCAATGCCAGTCTCGCCACTATCGGCCAGATCGCCTTTGCCGCCATTGCCCAGCTCGGGCCGGCCATGGTCGGGGCGCTGTTCTGGAAGGCCGCCAATCGCCGGGGCGTCTTTGCCGGGCTCACCGCCGGCGCGCTGCTCTGGGGCTATCTGATGGTGCTGCCGGTAGTAGCCACCAGCCTGCAATGGCCGCTGGAGGCCTTTCCCGGCCTGGCCTGGTTCGAGCAGCCCGCGGGGGAGCGGACGCTACAACCGACCACGGTCGGCGCCCTGGTCTCCCTGGCCGGCAACTTCCTGCTGTTCGCCCTGGTGTCGCTGCTCTCGCGCACCCGGGTCTCGGAATACTGGCAGGCCGGGCGCTTCATCGCCCAGTACGCCCTGCCCCGGCCGCGCAATCGCGCCCTGCTGGCGGTGAAGCTGGAGGACCTGCGGCTGCTCGCCGCCCGCTTCGTGGGTGATGAGCGCGCACGCCTGAGTTTCAGCCGCTTCGCCGAGCAGAGCGGCCTCACCTACCACCCTGGCATGAACGCCAACAGCGAGTGGATCGCCCAGACCGAGCGGCTGCTGGCCGGGGTTATCGGTGCCTCCTCCGCGCGCGCCGTGGTCAAGGCCGCCATCGAAGGCCGCGACATGCAGGTCGACGACGTGGTGCGCATCGCCGACGAGGCCTCGGAGGTACTCGAATTCAACCGGGCGCTGCTGCAGGGCGCCATCGAGAACATCTCCCAGGGCATCAGCGTGGTCGACCAGTCGCTGCGCCTGGTCGCCTGGAACCAGCGTTACCTGGAGCTGTTCGACTATCCGGACGGCATGATCCAGGTCGGCCGCCCCATCGCCGAGATCATCCGCTACAACGCCCTGCGTGGCCTCTGCGGACCTGGCGACGCCGACGACCACGTGGCGCGCCGGGTGGAACGGATGCGCCAGGGCATTCCCCACACCTCGGAGCGCACCTTTCCCAACGGCCGGGTGATCGAGCTGATCGGCAGCCCCATGCCCGGCCGTGGCTTCGTGATGAGCTTTACCGACATCACCGCCTTCCGCGAGGCCGAGCGCGCCCTGCGCGAAGCCAACGAAGGCCTGGAACAGCGGGTGGAAGAACGCACCCGCGAACTCTCGCAGCTCAACCAGGCATTGGAGGAAGCCAGGGCCCACGCGGAGGCGGCCAACCAGTCCAAGAGCCGTTTCCTCACCGCGGTCAGCCATGACCTCATGCAGCCGCTGAGCGCTGCCCGACTGTTCACCGCTGCCCTCGCCCACCAGGACGGCCTCGCCCAGGAGGCCCAGGAGCTGGTGCGCAACATGGACAGTGCCCTGAGATCCAGCGAAGACCTCATCGCCGACCTGCTGGACATCTCGCGCCTGGAGAACGGGCGCATCCTGGCCGCGCCGGCGCCCTTCCCCCTGGCCACCCTGTTCGAGGCCCTGGGTGTCGAATTCAAGGCCCTGGCCCAGGACCAGGGCACCAGTCTGCGCATCCGCACCAGCCAGCTGGTGGTCAACAGCGACAGCAAGCTGCTGCGCCGGGTATTGCAGAATTTCCTCACCAACGCCCTGAGATACGCCCATGGCCGCGTGCTGCTGGGAGTACGCCGCCAGGGGCAGAACGTGAGCCTGGAGGTCTGGGACAGCGGCCCCGGCATCCCGCCGGACAAGCTCGAGCTGATCTTCGAGGAGTTCAAGCGTCTGGACAGCCACCAGACCCGCGCCGAGAAAGGCCTGGGCCTGGGCCTGGCGATCGCCGATCGGCTCTGCCGGGTGCTCGGCCACGAACTCTCGGTGCGCTCCTGGCCGGGCCATGGCAGTGTCTTCAGCGTCAGGGTGCCCCTGGCGCCCGCCCTCGCCATCCAGGCGGCCACTGCCAGCGAAGCCGCCCAGCCCTTGGCGGGCGATCCGGTGCTGTGCATCGACAACGAAGACAGCATCCTGCTGGGCCTGCGCAGCCTGCTGGGCCGCTGGGGATGCCAGGTCTGGACCGCGCGCAGCCGTGAAGAATGTGCCGCCCTGCTGGATCAGGGGGTGGTGCCACGCCTGCTGATCGTCGACTACCACCTCAGTGATGCCGACACGGGTCCGGACGTCGCAGAATGGATTCGCCAGGTGCTGCGCCAGGACATTCCCGGCATCGTCATCAGTGCCGATGGCCGTCCGGAATGCCTGGCCAAGGTGCGCGAAGCGCGCCTGGATTTCCTGCCCAAACCAGTGAAGCCGGCCTCACTGCGCGCCCTGCTGAGTCGTCAGTTGGCCCTGTCCGGCTAA
- a CDS encoding DUF883 family protein, translated as MNDKISPVLKDELAADIDEQAHQQNTDRVRRHLGEAEQALTDEFHTLLADAEQLLKHTASMAGEQADELRAKLSSSLERSRDVLKTKQDDLYRQGVVAKETTEEYVADNPFKALGIAAGVGFLIGLLASRR; from the coding sequence ATGAACGACAAAATCTCCCCCGTGCTCAAAGACGAGCTTGCCGCTGATATCGATGAGCAGGCACACCAGCAGAACACTGACCGGGTCCGTCGTCATCTGGGCGAGGCCGAGCAGGCGCTGACCGACGAATTCCACACCCTGCTGGCCGACGCCGAGCAGCTGCTCAAGCACACTGCAAGCATGGCTGGCGAGCAGGCAGATGAACTGCGCGCCAAGTTGAGCTCCAGCCTGGAGCGTTCCCGCGACGTGCTCAAGACCAAGCAGGACGACCTCTACCGCCAGGGGGTCGTCGCCAAGGAGACCACCGAGGAATACGTGGCCGACAATCCCTTCAAGGCCCTGGGCATTGCCGCCGGTGTCGGTTTCCTGATCGGCCTGCTGGCATCGCGCCGCTAA
- a CDS encoding DUF3509 domain-containing protein, with protein MENAIDRLTAAFSTYKCSVTAPRPDGSIVLTVQDQQCDDARVNRVVSARQLGESQLLKTVIDEVRKDVSLRAGALAPQSMAVLRATGANMLRYSE; from the coding sequence ATGGAAAACGCCATTGATAGACTGACTGCCGCTTTCAGTACTTATAAATGCTCGGTCACGGCGCCTCGCCCTGACGGCAGTATCGTGCTGACGGTGCAGGACCAGCAGTGCGATGACGCACGGGTGAACCGGGTGGTCAGCGCCCGGCAGCTCGGTGAGAGCCAGCTGCTGAAAACGGTGATCGACGAAGTTCGCAAGGACGTATCGTTGCGGGCCGGAGCCTTGGCACCGCAATCCATGGCCGTGCTACGCGCCACCGGAGCCAATATGCTGAGATATTCCGAATAA